One part of the Pseudomonas leptonychotis genome encodes these proteins:
- a CDS encoding TusE/DsrC/DsvC family sulfur relay protein: MTALNVEGCRLALDKDGYLLDLADWSEAAAHALAEREGINLSADHWEILWLVRSFYDEFQLSPANRPLIKFIAVKLGPEKGNSLNLNRLFNGTPAKLAAKLAGLPKPTNCL, from the coding sequence ATGACGGCATTGAATGTTGAAGGTTGTCGTCTTGCGCTCGACAAGGACGGCTATTTGCTCGACCTGGCCGACTGGTCCGAGGCCGCTGCGCACGCCCTGGCAGAACGTGAAGGCATCAACCTGAGCGCCGATCATTGGGAAATTCTCTGGCTGGTGCGCAGCTTTTACGACGAATTTCAATTGTCGCCGGCCAATCGTCCGCTGATTAAATTTATTGCCGTCAAACTCGGCCCCGAGAAAGGCAATAGCCTGAACCTAAATCGCCTGTTCAATGGCACTCCTGCCAAACTCGCCGCCAAGCTGGCGGGCCTGCCCAAGCCGACCAATTGCCTATGA
- the tusC gene encoding sulfurtransferase complex subunit TusC gives MSKSLLIISRQAPWSGPGAREALDIALAGGAFDLPIGMLFLDDGVFQLSGAQQPASLQQKDLGANLQALPMFGVEALYVAQRSLEERGLHDHPETLAVERLDDAGLSALIDRYDQVITL, from the coding sequence ATGAGCAAGTCGCTGTTGATCATCAGCCGTCAAGCGCCCTGGTCCGGCCCCGGAGCGCGCGAAGCGCTGGATATTGCCCTAGCCGGCGGAGCCTTCGATTTGCCGATTGGCATGCTGTTTCTCGATGACGGGGTATTCCAGCTGAGCGGTGCACAGCAACCCGCCAGCTTGCAGCAGAAAGACCTCGGCGCCAATTTGCAGGCCTTGCCGATGTTCGGTGTCGAAGCACTCTATGTTGCCCAGCGCAGCCTGGAAGAACGCGGCCTGCACGACCACCCCGAGACCCTCGCGGTCGAGCGCTTGGATGATGCCGGGCTAAGCGCTCTGATTGACCGTTACGACCAGGTGATTACGCTCTGA
- the tusB gene encoding sulfurtransferase complex subunit TusB, producing the protein MATLHVLSHSPFTDSRLSSCLRLLGSQDALLLCGDAVYALQAGSAQLQALELMPEAIALYALDEDVQARGLELPARLTLVDYPAFVALSCQYSKVNTWL; encoded by the coding sequence ATGGCTACTTTGCACGTACTCTCGCACTCGCCCTTTACCGATAGCCGTCTGAGCAGTTGCCTGCGCCTACTCGGCAGCCAGGATGCCTTGCTGCTGTGTGGTGATGCCGTCTATGCCTTACAGGCCGGCAGCGCACAGCTCCAGGCGCTGGAATTGATGCCAGAAGCCATCGCTCTGTACGCCCTGGATGAAGATGTCCAGGCTCGTGGCCTTGAGCTACCTGCCCGCCTCACACTGGTCGATTACCCCGCTTTCGTTGCGCTGAGCTGCCAATACAGCAAGGTAAACACCTGGCTATGA
- the tusD gene encoding sulfurtransferase complex subunit TusD produces the protein MKFAIALFSPPHAPSSRRALRFAQAVLAGGHEIVRLFFYQDGVHSASSNVICAQDEVDLPREWREFVQAQQLDAVVCIAAALRRGVLNDDEAQRYSRTAANLDAPWELSGLGQLHEAAQLADRLVCFGGP, from the coding sequence ATGAAGTTCGCCATCGCCTTGTTCTCCCCTCCTCATGCGCCCTCCTCACGTCGAGCGCTGCGCTTTGCTCAGGCGGTATTGGCGGGTGGACATGAAATTGTGCGGCTGTTCTTCTATCAGGACGGCGTTCACAGCGCGTCGAGCAATGTGATCTGCGCGCAGGATGAAGTGGATCTGCCACGCGAATGGCGTGAGTTCGTGCAAGCGCAGCAACTGGATGCTGTGGTGTGTATCGCCGCTGCTCTACGTCGTGGCGTATTGAATGACGACGAGGCGCAACGTTACTCGCGCACCGCTGCCAACCTGGATGCGCCCTGGGAGCTTTCCGGGCTTGGGCAGCTGCACGAAGCGGCGCAGTTGGCGGATCGATTGGTATGTTTCGGAGGGCCTTGA
- a CDS encoding glycosyl transferase family protein, with protein sequence MNLVTPPEHPFAQFVRILGKGKRGARNLTREEARDAMGMLLDGQAEESQLGAFLMLLRHKEESAEEMAGFAEAVRARLQAPAIQVDLDWPSYAGKKRHLPWFLLAAKALAGSGIRILLHGGGPHTAGRMYSEQLLEALHIPLCRNWSSVEQALAQQQLAFIPLGDWMPQLQRMIDLRNILGLRSPIHSLARILNPLGARCGLQSIFHPGYQAVHREASQLLGDSAVVIKGEGGEIEINPDATSHLYGTANGANWDEEWPALSALRHVKPSSLQPTHLSAFWRGEVADDYGQLAVISTMALALRALGEPREQALERATQLWAARNQTLA encoded by the coding sequence ATGAACCTTGTGACTCCGCCGGAACATCCCTTCGCTCAATTTGTGCGCATTCTCGGCAAGGGTAAGCGCGGTGCGCGCAACCTGACCCGTGAGGAAGCCCGCGACGCCATGGGCATGCTCCTCGATGGCCAGGCAGAGGAAAGCCAGTTGGGTGCATTCCTGATGTTGCTGCGGCACAAGGAAGAGAGCGCCGAAGAAATGGCCGGCTTTGCCGAAGCCGTGAGGGCGCGTTTGCAGGCGCCTGCAATCCAGGTCGACCTTGACTGGCCGAGCTACGCCGGGAAAAAACGTCACCTGCCTTGGTTTTTGTTGGCTGCCAAAGCCCTGGCAGGCAGCGGTATTCGCATCCTGCTGCACGGCGGCGGCCCGCATACTGCCGGGCGCATGTACAGCGAACAGCTACTCGAAGCCCTGCATATTCCGCTGTGCCGCAACTGGAGCAGTGTCGAGCAGGCCTTGGCACAACAGCAGCTGGCGTTTATTCCACTGGGCGACTGGATGCCGCAGCTACAACGGATGATTGACCTGCGCAATATTCTCGGCCTGCGCTCACCGATTCATTCTCTGGCACGCATCCTCAACCCACTGGGCGCGCGTTGCGGCCTGCAGAGCATCTTTCATCCGGGTTATCAGGCGGTGCACCGCGAAGCCAGCCAGTTGCTCGGTGATAGCGCGGTGGTGATCAAGGGTGAAGGCGGTGAAATCGAGATCAATCCGGACGCCACCAGCCACCTGTATGGCACGGCCAACGGCGCGAACTGGGATGAGGAATGGCCGGCGCTTTCCGCATTACGTCACGTCAAACCCAGCTCATTGCAACCGACCCACCTGAGCGCATTCTGGCGCGGTGAAGTGGCCGATGATTACGGCCAGCTTGCCGTAATCAGCACCATGGCACTGGCCTTGCGCGCCCTCGGCGAACCGCGTGAACAAGCCCTGGAGCGCGCGACCCAGCTATGGGCTGCGCGCAATCAGACACTGGCCTGA